The genomic region TGCACCGGCGTCCGCATAGGCCCGCGCCACCGCTTCGCCGATCCCGCTCGCGCCGCCGGTGACGACACAGACCTTGTCCTTGACTTGCATGGTTCGATGTCCCTGCTTGTTATCGTGGTGGGTCGGATTGTCAGTCCTGATACAGGCCCTTGTCACGCGCCTTCTGGATCGCGAGCGCGGCCATCAGGTCGAGCATCGGGGTCGAAATGGCGGCCGCGCGAGCAAATGTCGCCGGTGCGCGCACCAGCACATCGATCTCCATGGCGCGCCCGAGTTCGTAGTCCTGCAGGATCGACGGCTTGTGGTCCGGCGCCGGCCCACTGCGGGTGATGCGCTTGACCTCGGGAATGTAGTGTGTCGCCACCACATTGGCCTCGTCGAGCAGGCGCGGTATCACGTCCTGCATGTCGGGGTCGTCGCGGACGCCACGCGCGGTCAGCCCGGTCAGCAGGCAGAGCACCGACATCGACATGTTGGTCAACAGCTTCGACCAGATCGTCTCGCGGATCTGCTTGACCTCGGGCGATTCGATCGCGGCGTCGTTGAGCGCCGCACGCAGGGTGGCGATGCGCTCGCCCTGGCGGTCGTCGCATTCGCCGATCATGAGGCGGTTGCGGTCCGGCGACAGGTTCGCGACGACGCCGGGCGCGATCACCTCGTTGGAGGAAAAGATCACGCCGCCGATGATCCGCTCCTTCTGGATGACGCTGCGCAAATGCCCGCCGGGATCGAGGAAGCCGAGGTCGGGGATGGCGGGATGCTGCGGCGGCAGGCCGAGATCGTACCACCAGGGAATGCCGTTCTGCGCGAACACGATTGATGTGTCGCGTTGAAGCAGTGGCGGGAGCCCGGTTGCGAGCGCGCCGATGCCGGTCGCCTTCAGCGTGCTGATGACGATGTCTTGCGGCCCCAGATCGGCAGGATCGGCTGAGGCCTTCACCTTGGCGCTGACGCTGGTGTCGCCGACCTTCAGCGTCAGTCCGCTGGTCCTGACCGCGTCGAGATGCGGCCCGCGCATCACGCAGGACACATCGTGGCCGGCGCGCGCGAGCCGGACCGCGAAGTGGCTGCCGACGGCGCCCGCGCCGAAAATGCAAATACGCATGAGTGGAACAATTCTCCGCAATGTGCCCCGTCAGTTTCCACAAGCGCGGGGCATCGCGCAACCCGTCATGCGCGTGGCGCGGTCGCGCGCGCTCGAAAGTGATGGATCAAGGCATCTGCTCTCGCCATAGTGCAAGCTGGTACAAGACAACAGCAATGCCGAACGAGGGAGAAACGTCATGTCGGCCAGCCCAGTCCTGTGGAGCCTCGATGCGCGCGGGGTCGCGACCGTCACGCTGAATCGTCCCGAGGTCAACAATGCCTATGACGGCGCGCTGATTGCGGGCGTGCTCGCCGCGATCGACGATCTCTCGACCAGGCCGGTGCGCGTCGTCGTGCTGAACGGCAACGGCAAGCATTTCCAGGCCGGCGCCGACCTGAAATGGATCAACGGCGTGCGGCCGAAATCGTTCGAGGAGAACGAGGCGGCATCGCGCGCCACCTTCGAGGCGGTGCAGCGTCTCAACACGCTGCCGGTCCCGACCGTGGCGCTGGTGCAGGGCGGCTGCTTCGGCGGCGGCACCGGCGTGATCTCGGCCTGCGATATCGTGATCGCGGCCGACAATGCGCTGTTCTCGATCACCGAGGTGCGCTGGGGCCTGACCGCGGCGATCATCATCCCGCAGCTCTGCGATGCGATCGGCGTCCGCCAGGTGCGCCGCTACGCACTGACCGGCGAACGGTTCGGCGCCGAGGATGCCCGCCGCATCGGCCTCGTCCATGAGGTGGTGCCATCAGCCGATCTCGACAGCGCCGGCGCCAAGGTCGTCGAGCAGCTGCTCGGCAACGCGCCGGACGCGATGGCCGAGACCAAGAAGCTCGCGATGGAAAGCTCGTTCGGCGGCATGGCGGTGGACGATGAGGCCTACAAACGCCTCGTTCATCTGCATTCGGCCAAGCGGCAGACCGCGGAAGCTGCCGAGGGGCTTGCGTCCTTCGCCGAGAAGCGCGCGGGCCGCTGGGGCGGCGGCGCGTAAGCTCAGCAGCC from Bradyrhizobium elkanii USDA 76 harbors:
- a CDS encoding 2-dehydropantoate 2-reductase, whose amino-acid sequence is MRICIFGAGAVGSHFAVRLARAGHDVSCVMRGPHLDAVRTSGLTLKVGDTSVSAKVKASADPADLGPQDIVISTLKATGIGALATGLPPLLQRDTSIVFAQNGIPWWYDLGLPPQHPAIPDLGFLDPGGHLRSVIQKERIIGGVIFSSNEVIAPGVVANLSPDRNRLMIGECDDRQGERIATLRAALNDAAIESPEVKQIRETIWSKLLTNMSMSVLCLLTGLTARGVRDDPDMQDVIPRLLDEANVVATHYIPEVKRITRSGPAPDHKPSILQDYELGRAMEIDVLVRAPATFARAAAISTPMLDLMAALAIQKARDKGLYQD
- a CDS encoding enoyl-CoA hydratase-related protein, which translates into the protein MSASPVLWSLDARGVATVTLNRPEVNNAYDGALIAGVLAAIDDLSTRPVRVVVLNGNGKHFQAGADLKWINGVRPKSFEENEAASRATFEAVQRLNTLPVPTVALVQGGCFGGGTGVISACDIVIAADNALFSITEVRWGLTAAIIIPQLCDAIGVRQVRRYALTGERFGAEDARRIGLVHEVVPSADLDSAGAKVVEQLLGNAPDAMAETKKLAMESSFGGMAVDDEAYKRLVHLHSAKRQTAEAAEGLASFAEKRAGRWGGGA